A DNA window from Limanda limanda chromosome 6, fLimLim1.1, whole genome shotgun sequence contains the following coding sequences:
- the LOC133003779 gene encoding period circadian protein homolog 2-like, protein MSEDMSFHMEEESGSPCGSISQLQHMANSYNEGCGQRDGVQLEPQLGLASEGSDSSHEHAASAGSPHDERKRSRPPLHEDVEMGGSGSSGSGTESHGNESHGNDSHGNESVGSSSGIGKDSALHESSASNKSSNSHSPSPPSSSNAFSLVSSEQDNPSTSGCSSEQSAKAKTQKELFKTLKALKMHLPSEKRSKGKSSTINTLKYALRCVKQVKANEEYYQMLMINDSQPSGFDVSSYTIEEINRITSEYTMKNTDIFAVAVSLITGKIVYISDQAASLLNCKRERFNNAKFVEFLTPQDVSVFYSFTTPYRLPSWSMCTGAESSPTECMQEKSFFCRISGGKEREGDLQYYPFRMTPYLMKVQDAELAEEQFCCLLLAERVHSGYEAPRIPPDKRIFTTTHTPNCVFQDVDERAVPLLGYLPQDLIGTSLLLNLHPSDRPLMLAVHRKILQCAGQPFDHSSIRFRARNGEYITLDTSWSSFVNPWSRKVSFVIGRHKVRMGPVNEDVFAVPDFHGGKIMDSDIQEIGEQIHRLLLQPVHNTGSSGYGSHGSNASHEQLVSINSSSESNGNMTQGIAAEETGKAKPPRTFQEICKGVHMQKNHDSQVCLHSPSSLPSKHEQKKTADATAAAQKSPPVRLKDSVPHLQVRDSTAAATEDFTCRDQSICSYQQISCLDSVIRYLESCNIPITVKRKYEFSLNTTSSNSDDGKKGSEDAMQMAQDTNTEPSMMDTQPGLSNMKAPKKPLSGAAAVVGGPLPPPTLLSKAESVVSITSQCSYSSTIVHVGDKKPQPESEIIEDVAESPAPPALSVSMVSQLSQEKETYKRLGLTKQVLAAHTQKEEQTFLNRCRELCDVRSFQKDCSKYLHMQRGQANAEESSGLRGAAKHGTTRPETNAKKGNRSRKSKKPRMKHPDSSDSATSNRKPRPPLQGLNQTSWSLSEASQSAFSVSYPAMVPAYPLYSPAPAASAQPPHLDPSLSTGFGEGQSTQAPPTATPFPTPIVTPVVALVLPNYLFPQMGQIGPIGQIGPIGPIGQIGQIGPIGPIGPIGPIGPIGPVGQIGPMGPIGPIGQLGAAPSPAFFVEQSQTQPAYTTQQPFRPPQTAYTMQTQPPFANQQPFPVHTAFTPQQPFQAAQRAYTTQQPFQAPQTAYPAQLPFAAQPSFPVQTQFVPQTPYPAQPFSYSLGPEPPKVQAMESRSSTPVSGNWEPAASPPLFESRCSTPLQLNLLSMEDGQRSMERQDSTLASAGCQGSSTAAASGAGAVGEKNGCTAKTENHQQVESPGDEAHSEGNSSSCDLLDILLQDGEDSHSATSESMGSGSGSRSGSGSGSGSGSGSGSGSGLGCNGCGTSASRASGSRTGSSHTSKYFGSVDSLENDPKTKAKHKARSKEGSEVCQSQAKASTQGEGEHLIKYVLQEPLWLVMANADDKVMMSYQMPSRDIQKVLREDKERLRQMQKSQPHFSSDQRRELLEEHPWMRRGGLPAAIKLKECVYCEDTVGRPIEEDMLDMDMEELSEQLSRGGQNKQNQSKDSQPRPVSGS, encoded by the exons ATGTCTGAGGACATGAGCTTTCACATGGAGGAAGAATCAGGCTCTCCCTGCGGCTCCATTAGCCAACTTCAACATATGGCCAACAGTTACAACGAGGGTTGTGGGCAGCGGGACGGGGTCCAGCTGGAACCGCAGCTGGGTTTGGCCTCGGAGGGGAGCGACAGCAGCCATGAGCACGCGGCCTCGGCAGGCTCCCCTCACGACGAGAGGAAGCGGTCTCGCCCGCCCTTACACGAAGATGTAGAGATGGGTGGCAGCGGCTCAAGTGGGAGCGGGACAGAATCCCACGGTAACGAATCACACGGCAATGATTCCCATGGCAATGAATCTGTGGGCAGCTCTAGTGGCATTGGCAAGGATTCGGCCCTCCATGAGTCGTCAGCAAGCAACAAGAG CTCAAACTCTCATAGCCCGTCGCCGCCTAGCAGCTCCAACGCCTTCAGTCTGGTGAGCTCCGAGCAGGACAACCCGTCAACCAGCGGCTGCAG CAGCGAACAGTCGGCCAAGGCTAAGACTCAGAAGGAGCTTTTCAAGACCCTCAAGGCGCTGAAGATGCACTTGCCATCGGAGAAAAGGAGCAAGGGCAAGTCCAGCACCATCAACACGCTCAAGTATGCCCTGCGATGTGTCAAACAGGTGAAAG CCAATGAGGAATACTACCAGATGCTGATGATCAACGACAGTCAGCCATCAGGGTTCGATGTATCATCCTACACCATTGAGGAAATCAACCGCATCACTTCTGAATACACCATGAAAAACACT GATATATTTGCAGTTGCTGTCTCACTCATCACGGGAAAGATTGTTTACATCTCAGACCAGGCGGCGTCCCTATTGAACTGCAAACGGGAACGGTTCAACAATGCCAAGTTTGTGGAGTTCCTAACGCCACAGGACGTCAGCGTGTTCTACAGCTTCACCACGCCCTATCGGTTGCCCTCGTGGAGTATGTGCACTGGAGCAG AGTCGTCTCCCACGGAGTGCATGCAGGAGAAGTCCTTCTTCTGCCGCATCAG TGGAGGTAAGGAGCGTGAAGGGGATCTTCAGTATTATCCATTCCGTATGACTCCCTACCTCATGAAAGTCCAGGACGCTGAGCTGGCTGAGGAACAGttctgctgcctcctgctggctGAAAGGGTGCACTCCGGATATGAAG cTCCCAGAATCCCCCCTGACAAGCGCATcttcacaaccacacacacgccTAACTGTGTGTTCCAGGATGTGGATGAGAG GGCTGTTCCTCTGTTGGGTTACCTCCCTCAGGACCTGATCGGCACCTCTTTGCTGCTCAATCTGCACCCAAGTGATCGTCCCTTAATGCTGGCTGTTCACCGCAAGA TTCTTCAGTGTGCTGGTCAGCCCTTCGACCACTCCTCCATCCGTTTCCGTGCACGCAATGGCGAGTACATCACCTTAGACACCAGCTGGTCCAGCTTCGTCAACCCCTGGAGCCGCAAGGTCTCCTTCGTCATTGGCAGGCACAAAGTCCGGAT gggtCCTGTGAACGAAGACGTTTTTGCAGTGCCTGATTTCCACGGAGGGAAGATCATGGACTCGGACATCCAGGAAATTGGTGAACAGATCCACAGGCTGCTGCTCCAG ccGGTCCACAATACAGGCTCCAGCGGTTATGGTAGCCACGGCAGCAACGCTTCTCACGAGCAACTTGTGAGCATCAACTCGTCCAGCGAGAGCAACGGGAACATGACCCAGGGGATCGCAGCGGAGGAGACAGGCAAGGCCAAGCCACCCAGGACATTCCAGGAGATTTGTAAAGGGGTTCACATGCAGAAGAACCATGATTCTCAGGTCTGCTTGCACTCCCCCTCATCACTGCCAAGCAAACATGAGCAGAAGAAGACCGCTGATG caactgcagcagctcagaagAGTCCACCAGTGCGTCTGAAGGACTCTGTGCCCCATCTGCAGGTCAGAGACAGTACTGCAGCTGCCACGGAAGACTTCACCTGCAGGGACCAGAGCATTTGCTCCTACCAGCAGATCAGCTGCCTCGACAGTGTTATCAG GTACCTGGAGAGTTGTAACATCCCCATCACTGTGAAGAGGAAGTACGAGTTCTCATTGaacaccacctcctccaacTCAGATGATGGCAAGAAGGGCTCAGAGGACGCCATGCAAATGGCTCAGGATACAAACACAG AGCCTTCGATGATGGACACCCAGCCAGGCCTGTCAAACATGAAAGCACCTAAAAAGCCTCTATCTGGGGCCGCTGCAGTGGTAGGAggccccctgcccccccccactctgctcAGCAAGGCTGAGAGTGTGGTGTCCATCACCTCGCAGTGCAGCTACAGTAGCACCATTGTTCATGTGGGAGACAAGAAGCCTCAGCCAGAGTCTG AGATAATCGAGGATGTGGCAGAGAGCCCAGCGCCTCCAGCTCTGTCCGTCAGCATGGTGTCTCAGCTAAGCCAGGAAAAGGAAACCTACAAGAGGCTGGGACTGACCAAGCAGGTgctggcagcacacacacagaaagaagagCAGACCTTCCTGAACCGCTGCAGAGAACTCTGCGACGTCAGGAGCTTCCAGAAGGACTGTTCCAAATATCTGCACATGCAAAGAGGCCAAGCCAACGCTGAAG AATCCTCTGGACTTCGAGGGGCTGCCAAACATGGCACCACCAGACCTGAGACCAACGCTAAGAAGGGCAATCGCAGCAGGAAGTCAAAGAAGCCACGAATGAAGCATCCTGATTCGTCAGACAGCGCAACGTCTAACCGCAAACCCAGGCCCCCTCTCCAGGGACTCAACCAGACCTCATGGTCACTGTCAGAAGCCTCTCAGTCAGCTTTCAGCGTCTCCTACCCTGCCATGGTGCCTGCATACCCGCTCTACTCCCCAGCACCCGCTGCCTCCGCTCAGCCCCCTCATCTTGACCCCTCACTTTCCACAGGCTTTGGAGAGGGACAGAGCACTCAAGCCCCGCCTACAGCCACTCCGTTCCCCACTCCTATTGTTACACCAGTGGTGGCTCTGGTTCTGCCAAATTACCTCTTTCCGCAAATGGGACAAATAGGACCGATAGGACAAATAGGACCAATAGGACCGATAGGACAAATAGGACAAATAGGACCAATAGGACCGATAGGACCGATAGGACCGATAGGACCGATAGGCCCAGTAGGACAAATAGGACCAATGGGACCAATAGGACCAATAGGGCAGCTGGGCGCTGCTCCCAGTCCAGCGTTTTTTGTTGAGCAGTCCCAAACGCAACCTGCGTATACTACCCAGCAGCCCTTTCGACCCCCGCAGACAGCATACaccatgcaaacacaaccccccTTTGCTAACCAACAGCCGTTCCCTGTGCACACTGCCTTTACCCCCCAGCAGCCATTCCAAGCCGCTCAGAGGGCCTACACTACCCAGCAGCCTTTCCAGGCCCCTCAGACTGCCTACCCTGCACAGCTGCCCTTCGCTGCCCAGCCTTCGTTCCCTGTGCAGACTCAGTTTGTCCCTCAAACCCCTTATCCAGCGCAGCCTTTCTCCTACAGCCTAGGTCCAGAGCCCCCGAAAGTCCAAGCCATGGAGTCTCGCTCCTCCACCCCTGTCTCTGGGAACTGGGAGCCAGCAGCTTCACCACCGCTGTTTGAGTCACGGTGTAGCACACCTCTGCAGCTCAATCTGCTGAGCATGGAGGACGGGCAGCGGTCAATGGAACGTCAGGACAGCACATTGGCCTCTGCTGGATGCCAGggcagcagcacagcagcagcatcaggagcCGGGGCAGTAGGGGAGAAGAACGGCTGCACAGCCAAGACTGAAAACCATCAACAG GTGGAGTCTCCAGGAGATGAGGCTCACAGTGAGGGTAACTCCTCATCCTGCGACCTGCTGGACATCCTGCTGCAGGACGGGGAAGACTCTCATTCCGCCACATCTGAATCCATGGggtcaggatcaggatcaagaTCGGGGTCTGGCTCTGGATCTGGATCGGGAtcaggatctggatcaggatcGGGGTTGGGCTGCAACGGCTGTGGTACCTCAGCGAGCCGAGCCTCTGGCAGTAGAACAG GGAGCAGCCACACCAGCAAATACTTTGGCAGCGTTGACTCCCTGGAAAACGACCCCAAGACGAAGGCCAAACACAAGGCTAGGAGCAAAGAAGGCTCTGAAGTGTGCCAGTCCCAGGCCAAAGCCTCTACGCAAGGGGAAGGAGAGCACTTAATCAAATACGTTCTCCAGGAGCCCCTCTGGCTTGTTATGGCTAATGCTGACGACAAGGTCATGATGTCATATCAGATGCCATCGAG GGACATTCAGAAGGTTCTACGGGAAGACAAGGAGAGACTGAGGCAGATGCAGAAGAGCCAGCCCCATTTCTCCTCAGACCAGCGACGAGAGCTGCTGGAGGAACACCCGTggatgaggagggggggtcTGCCTGCTGCTATCAAGTTAAAG